In Methanomassiliicoccus sp., one DNA window encodes the following:
- a CDS encoding rubrerythrin family protein, translating to MASMVENLQEAFAGESKANRLYLAFAQKAEEEGFPQVAKLFRAVAEAETIHALMHLSVLKGVRSTADNLRHSIDEERYEHTSMYPGFIEQAKKDGDINALRSFTLANNVEKVHEKLYLSAVHSVSANMDIPAKRLYLCPVCGNIEEYAPDRCPVCGASGSSFKEVL from the coding sequence ATGGCATCGATGGTAGAGAATCTCCAGGAGGCCTTCGCGGGAGAGTCCAAGGCCAATCGACTGTACCTTGCCTTCGCCCAGAAGGCGGAGGAGGAAGGGTTCCCACAAGTGGCGAAGCTGTTCCGGGCGGTCGCGGAGGCCGAGACGATACACGCGCTTATGCACCTTTCCGTCCTTAAGGGCGTGAGGTCTACCGCGGACAACCTCCGGCACTCGATCGATGAGGAGAGGTACGAGCACACCTCAATGTATCCAGGATTCATTGAGCAGGCCAAGAAGGACGGCGACATCAACGCCCTGCGCTCCTTCACACTCGCGAACAACGTGGAGAAGGTCCACGAAAAGCTGTACCTTTCTGCGGTTCACAGCGTCAGTGCGAACATGGACATCCCGGCGAAGAGGCTGTACCTGTGCCCCGTCTGCGGAAACATCGAGGAGTATGCACCGGATCGCTGCCCGGTGTGCGGAGCCTCTGGTTCTTCCTTCAAGGAAGTCCTTTGA